A single window of Bacteroidota bacterium DNA harbors:
- the rsmH gene encoding 16S rRNA (cytosine(1402)-N(4))-methyltransferase RsmH, with protein MSNHYHIPVLLQACIQGLNIKPDGVYVDITFGGGGHSKEILKHLGPNGKLIAFDQDKDAAANVPQDDRLIFVPQNFRFLKNYLRINGFNSVDGILGDLGVSSHQFDVAERGFSIRFDSKLDMRMNQQSDLSAREVINNYDEKQLLFIFKNYGEIDNAFRLVKLIIEKRNEETIETTDDLKKAIKSCTPKFEESRYLAKVFQAIRMEVNQEMEALKECLSQCVEVLKPGGRLVIMSYHSLEDRLVKNIMKTGNIEGIEEKDIVFGTSKKVFKLLGSKPIIPSEDEIKNNSRARSAKLRVAEKI; from the coding sequence ATGAGTAATCATTATCACATTCCCGTTCTTTTACAAGCATGTATTCAAGGCCTTAATATTAAACCTGATGGTGTATACGTTGATATCACTTTCGGTGGAGGAGGGCATTCAAAAGAAATTTTGAAACATCTCGGACCTAACGGTAAGCTCATTGCTTTCGATCAGGATAAGGATGCTGCTGCTAATGTTCCTCAAGACGATCGTTTAATTTTTGTTCCGCAAAATTTTCGTTTTCTGAAAAACTATTTACGTATAAATGGTTTTAACAGCGTGGATGGTATTTTGGGAGATTTAGGCGTTTCTTCTCATCAGTTCGATGTTGCCGAAAGAGGTTTTTCCATTCGTTTTGATTCCAAATTGGATATGCGAATGAATCAACAAAGTGATTTGTCGGCTCGTGAAGTCATTAATAATTATGATGAAAAGCAACTGCTCTTCATTTTTAAAAATTATGGTGAAATCGATAACGCGTTTCGCTTGGTAAAACTCATTATCGAAAAACGAAATGAAGAAACCATTGAAACCACCGATGATTTAAAAAAAGCGATTAAATCCTGTACGCCAAAATTTGAAGAGAGCCGTTACCTCGCGAAAGTGTTTCAGGCAATAAGAATGGAAGTGAACCAGGAGATGGAAGCACTCAAAGAATGTTTATCACAATGTGTGGAAGTGCTGAAACCGGGTGGGAGATTAGTGATTATGTCTTATCACAGTTTGGAAGATCGTTTGGTGAAGAACATTATGAAGACAGGAAATATTGAAGGCATTGAAGAAAAGGATATTGTTTTCGGAACAAGTAAAAAAGTATTTAAGCTTTTAGGTTCCAAACCAATTATTCCGAGCGAAGATGAAATTAAAAATAACAGCAGAGCCCGTAGCGCAAAACTTCGGGTGGCTGAAAAAATATAG
- a CDS encoding transpeptidase family protein — protein sequence MENKKDILSRAYIVYILMCVFAVTILYRICVIQFKEGEHWKARAESLTTKLVEIEAVRGNIFDANGNLLATSLPYYEVAVDINAPGIDDKLFNSKKDSLAQCLSDLFKDKSKREYLRILKSARSSGDNYVVLKRNVPYKDLQALKKFPILRRGRRGGLVTLQTNKRERPFKMLAARTIGLSRQGVKPVGLEGAFDTILLGTPGKRLMQKIAGDVWRPINDEFEVEPKDGSDLYTTIDVNIQDVASHALLKTLVKNNASYGCVVLMEVKTGEIKAIANLTRNQKDSTSYSENLNYAIGYATEPGSTFKLASMLAVIDEYNISLEEKVFVGDGKAMFSNLEMKDSHAPETPTLTVQRIFETSSNVGVAKLVTKYFSKEPQKFIDKLNSFHLDRKLGITIPGEATPRIKQTKNKDWYGTSLPWISHGYESLVTPIQTLTLYNAIANDGKMIKPRFVKEIQRNGKTVKKFEAEVIAEQIVKKETVAKAKKLMEGVVKNGSGKGLNVSAFPVAGKTGTAKISKNGIYEKTYQASFVGYFPADNPLYTCIVLINTPSNGVYYGGLVAGPVFKEIAEKVYSGSLDFIQPINTKQNLLTKAPEVIKSKGEELEKVCDAFALPKKNGIDGNKYVAKSTGDSTKVVLVETNIESTLKKGLMPNLQGLSAKDALFLLENNGLNVKLFGVGTVKKQSLEAGKKFNKGDKISLILS from the coding sequence GTGGAGAATAAAAAAGACATATTAAGTCGCGCTTACATTGTATACATACTCATGTGTGTGTTTGCTGTAACTATTCTTTACAGAATTTGTGTTATCCAATTTAAGGAAGGTGAACATTGGAAAGCGCGTGCCGAATCCTTAACTACAAAATTAGTTGAGATTGAAGCGGTACGCGGAAATATTTTTGATGCTAATGGAAATCTGTTAGCGACTTCTTTACCTTATTACGAAGTGGCAGTAGATATCAATGCACCGGGCATCGATGATAAATTGTTTAACAGTAAAAAGGATTCTTTGGCACAATGCTTAAGCGATTTATTCAAAGATAAAAGCAAACGCGAGTACTTGCGCATCTTAAAAAGTGCCCGTTCTTCAGGTGATAATTACGTGGTATTAAAACGAAATGTTCCATACAAAGATTTACAAGCGCTCAAAAAATTCCCGATTCTTCGTCGTGGTCGCCGCGGCGGTTTAGTTACGTTGCAAACGAATAAGCGTGAACGCCCTTTTAAAATGTTAGCAGCACGTACCATCGGATTATCCCGTCAGGGAGTTAAACCGGTTGGACTCGAAGGCGCATTTGATACTATTTTATTAGGTACACCCGGAAAACGTTTAATGCAAAAAATTGCAGGTGATGTATGGCGTCCTATTAATGATGAGTTTGAAGTTGAGCCAAAAGACGGAAGTGATTTGTATACAACCATCGATGTAAACATACAAGATGTGGCATCCCATGCATTATTAAAAACCTTAGTTAAAAATAATGCGTCATATGGATGTGTGGTGTTGATGGAAGTGAAGACCGGAGAAATTAAAGCCATTGCCAACTTAACACGCAATCAAAAGGATTCGACTTCTTACTCTGAAAATTTAAATTATGCAATTGGTTATGCCACGGAGCCGGGTTCAACATTTAAGTTGGCTTCTATGTTGGCGGTAATTGATGAGTACAATATTTCATTGGAGGAAAAAGTGTTTGTAGGTGATGGTAAAGCTATGTTCTCTAATTTGGAGATGAAAGATTCTCATGCGCCGGAAACGCCAACCTTAACTGTACAGCGTATTTTTGAAACTTCATCGAATGTAGGCGTCGCTAAATTGGTAACAAAATATTTTTCGAAAGAACCACAAAAATTCATTGATAAATTAAATTCATTTCATCTGGATAGAAAATTAGGAATCACCATTCCGGGTGAAGCAACGCCACGTATCAAGCAAACAAAGAATAAAGATTGGTACGGAACTTCATTGCCCTGGATTAGTCACGGTTACGAAAGTTTAGTAACACCAATTCAAACTTTAACCCTTTATAACGCCATTGCTAATGATGGTAAAATGATTAAGCCACGCTTCGTAAAAGAGATTCAACGCAACGGAAAAACAGTAAAGAAATTTGAAGCCGAAGTGATTGCCGAACAAATTGTAAAAAAGGAGACTGTAGCGAAGGCAAAAAAATTAATGGAAGGTGTGGTTAAGAATGGTTCAGGAAAAGGATTAAATGTGAGCGCGTTCCCGGTTGCCGGAAAAACAGGTACTGCAAAAATTTCCAAGAACGGTATTTACGAAAAAACATATCAGGCCTCATTCGTTGGGTATTTCCCGGCTGATAATCCACTTTATACTTGCATTGTTCTAATTAATACGCCAAGTAATGGCGTTTATTATGGAGGCTTAGTAGCAGGACCGGTGTTTAAAGAAATTGCTGAAAAAGTATATTCAGGAAGCCTTGATTTCATTCAGCCAATTAATACAAAACAAAACCTACTAACCAAAGCGCCTGAGGTTATCAAATCTAAAGGAGAAGAATTAGAGAAAGTATGCGACGCATTTGCTTTACCAAAAAAGAATGGCATTGATGGAAATAAGTACGTTGCAAAAAGCACCGGCGATTCAACTAAAGTTGTTTTGGTAGAAACAAACATCGAAAGCACCTTGAAAAAAGGATTGATGCCAAATCTGCAAGGATTATCAGCGAAGGACGCTTTGTTTTTATTGGAGAATAACGGATTAAATGTAAAGTTGTTCGGTGTTGGTACCGTAAAAAAACAATCTCTGGAAGCCGGAAAGAAATTTAATAAAGGTGATAAAATCAGTTTAATACTCAGCTAA
- a CDS encoding UDP-N-acetylmuramoyl-L-alanyl-D-glutamate--2,6-diaminopimelate ligase, with translation MKLLSDILYKTRLEEVIGSTHMAISSVTFDSRKVKKDTLFVATRGTATDGHAYIDKAIEAGAVAIVCEDLPETRKENVTYIKVTDSTHALGFIACNYFDNPSTKLKLVGVTGTNGKTTTVTLLFNLFRTLGYNVGLLSTVQNKINNTVIPSTHTTPDALSLNELLSVMVEQGCDYAFMEVSSHAVVQNRIAGVQFTGAIFTNITHDHLDYHKTFDEYIKAKKRFFDNLPEEAFAITNKDDKNGMVMLQNTKAHKYSYSIKNVADYKCKIIENHLNGLLLNINNHEVWVKLIGTFNAYNVLAVFAAAHLLKQDVINILTTLSNLNSVEGRFQYVKSETGIIGIVDYAHTPDALKNVLETIKDIRSGNENVITLVGCGGDRDAAKRPVMANIACQYSNKVILTSDNPRSEDPEEILNQMQAGVDASDFKKTLRISDRREAIKTACTLAQKGDIILIAGKGHEKYQEIKGVKHPFDDLEILKETIKAMGI, from the coding sequence GTGAAATTATTAAGCGACATATTATATAAAACCCGTTTGGAGGAAGTGATTGGTTCAACACACATGGCTATTTCTTCTGTTACGTTTGATTCACGCAAAGTAAAGAAGGATACATTGTTTGTGGCAACTCGCGGAACTGCAACCGACGGACATGCATACATTGATAAAGCCATTGAAGCGGGTGCTGTTGCTATTGTATGTGAGGATCTTCCGGAAACAAGAAAGGAAAATGTAACATACATTAAAGTAACGGATTCAACACACGCTCTAGGATTTATTGCCTGTAACTATTTCGACAATCCTTCTACGAAATTAAAACTGGTTGGCGTTACCGGAACTAACGGTAAGACAACCACGGTTACTTTATTATTTAATTTATTCAGAACACTTGGATACAATGTAGGATTGCTTTCTACTGTTCAAAACAAAATCAATAACACTGTTATTCCTTCAACCCATACAACACCGGATGCATTATCCTTAAATGAATTGTTATCGGTAATGGTGGAACAAGGATGTGATTACGCTTTTATGGAAGTGAGTTCTCATGCGGTTGTACAGAACAGAATTGCAGGTGTTCAGTTTACCGGTGCCATATTCACAAACATCACGCACGACCATTTAGATTACCACAAAACATTTGACGAGTACATTAAGGCTAAGAAAAGATTTTTTGATAATCTTCCTGAAGAAGCTTTTGCAATCACTAACAAAGATGATAAAAACGGGATGGTGATGTTGCAAAACACTAAAGCGCATAAATACTCCTACAGCATTAAAAATGTAGCCGATTATAAATGTAAGATTATCGAAAATCATCTGAACGGATTGTTATTGAATATTAATAATCATGAAGTTTGGGTGAAGTTGATCGGAACATTTAATGCGTATAATGTTTTAGCTGTTTTCGCAGCAGCACATTTATTAAAGCAGGATGTCATTAATATTCTTACCACATTAAGCAATTTAAATTCGGTAGAAGGACGTTTCCAATATGTGAAATCGGAAACCGGAATTATTGGTATTGTAGATTATGCGCATACACCGGATGCATTGAAAAATGTATTAGAAACAATCAAAGACATTCGTTCAGGAAATGAAAATGTAATTACGTTGGTGGGTTGTGGTGGTGACCGTGATGCGGCAAAACGTCCGGTGATGGCAAATATCGCTTGTCAGTATAGCAACAAGGTAATTTTAACTTCTGATAATCCGCGCAGCGAAGATCCGGAGGAGATTTTAAATCAAATGCAAGCTGGTGTTGATGCAAGTGATTTCAAAAAAACATTACGCATCAGCGATAGAAGAGAAGCGATTAAAACAGCTTGCACCTTAGCACAAAAAGGCGATATCATTTTAATTGCCGGAAAAGGTCACGAGAAATATCAGGAGATAAAAGGCGTGAAACATCCATTTGATGATTTAGAAATTTTAAAAGAAACGATTAAAGCAATGGGAATTTAA
- a CDS encoding phospho-N-acetylmuramoyl-pentapeptide-transferase, which produces MLYYLFQYLDKLDFPGAGVFQYISFRAALALITSLLISLVFGKRIIEFIRRKQIGETIRELGLEGQVQKTGTPTMGGLIIILAIIIPTLLFTKVLNVYIILMLISTVWLGGIGFLDDYIKVFKKNKEGLQGKFKVIGQIGIGLIVGSVLYFHPDVVIKERIESTGADIGKISGQTEMKLHAPKYASTPIKTLKTTIPFLKNNELDYGKFISWLCDDCAKYGWIIFIPMVILIVTAVSNGANITDGIDGLAAGTSAIIGVTLGILAYVSGNMVFADYLNIMYLPNTAELVVFIAAFVGACVGFLWYNAYPAQVFMGDTGSLAIGGIIAVFAIAIRKELLIPILCGVFLVENLSVIMQVFYFKYQKKKRGLEYAQTHRLFKMAPLHHHYQKVGFHESKIVMRFFIIGLALAVLTIVTLKLR; this is translated from the coding sequence ATGCTGTATTACTTATTTCAATATTTAGATAAACTTGATTTTCCGGGAGCGGGTGTGTTTCAATACATCTCTTTCCGCGCAGCATTGGCTTTAATCACTTCGCTATTGATTTCATTAGTGTTTGGTAAGCGCATCATCGAATTTATCCGCCGCAAACAAATCGGAGAAACAATACGTGAGTTAGGATTAGAAGGACAAGTACAAAAAACCGGCACGCCAACGATGGGTGGTTTAATTATCATTCTGGCCATTATCATTCCTACTTTATTATTTACTAAAGTTCTTAATGTTTACATCATCTTAATGCTTATCTCAACAGTGTGGTTAGGTGGCATCGGTTTCTTAGACGATTATATCAAAGTATTTAAGAAGAACAAAGAAGGTTTACAAGGCAAGTTTAAAGTAATCGGACAAATCGGAATTGGATTGATAGTAGGAAGCGTATTGTATTTCCATCCGGATGTAGTGATAAAGGAACGCATTGAAAGTACCGGTGCTGATATTGGAAAAATTTCCGGACAAACAGAAATGAAATTACATGCACCAAAGTATGCTAGTACGCCAATTAAAACCTTAAAAACAACCATTCCGTTTCTAAAAAATAACGAGTTGGATTATGGCAAATTTATTTCATGGCTATGCGATGATTGCGCTAAATACGGCTGGATCATTTTTATTCCAATGGTAATATTAATTGTTACCGCTGTATCTAATGGTGCAAATATAACCGACGGTATAGATGGTTTGGCTGCAGGAACGAGTGCCATCATTGGAGTTACTCTTGGAATTTTAGCATACGTTTCCGGTAATATGGTGTTTGCAGATTATTTGAACATCATGTATTTGCCAAACACAGCGGAGTTGGTGGTATTCATCGCTGCTTTCGTTGGTGCATGCGTTGGTTTCTTATGGTACAATGCTTATCCGGCACAAGTATTCATGGGCGACACAGGCTCTTTAGCAATAGGTGGAATCATTGCTGTATTTGCTATCGCCATTCGCAAAGAACTTTTGATTCCGATTTTATGCGGTGTGTTCTTGGTGGAAAATCTTTCGGTCATCATGCAAGTATTTTACTTCAAGTATCAAAAGAAAAAACGCGGATTGGAATACGCACAAACACATCGCTTGTTTAAAATGGCTCCATTGCATCACCATTATCAAAAAGTTGGTTTTCACGAGTCGAAGATTGTAATGCGCTTTTTCATTATTGGATTAGCATTGGCGGTATTAACTATTGTAACACTTAAGTTAAGATAA
- the murD gene encoding UDP-N-acetylmuramoyl-L-alanine--D-glutamate ligase — MKQRIVILGSGESGVGSAILAKQKGYDVFVSDKGLIKDKYKKPLQENGIAFEEGMHTEDLVLNATEVIKSPGIPEKADLVKKLREKNIPVVSEIEFAGRYTNAKKICITGSNGKTTTTMLTYHILKKAGYNVGLGGNVGKSFAYQVATENFDYYVLELSSFQLDDMYKFKADVAVLLNITPDHLDRYDYKFENYVKSKFRITQNQTETDAFVYCDDDAVMSEFMKHHQIKAEKVPFSIKHKIEGDGAYLNENQITLNYKNQNQNPLIMTIEQLALQGKHNVYNSMAASLAARIVDVRKETIRESLQDFQNVEHRLEFVASINGVEFINDSKATNVNSAWYALESMQKPTVWICGGQDKGNDYNELLDLVKHKVKAIVCLGVDNKKILKAFEGVVDTIVETKSAAEAVAASYKLAKKGEAVLLSPACASFDLFQNYEDRGMQFKAAVRSL, encoded by the coding sequence TTGAAACAAAGAATTGTCATATTAGGTAGCGGCGAAAGCGGAGTAGGGAGCGCCATTCTGGCTAAACAGAAGGGCTATGACGTATTTGTATCCGATAAAGGTCTTATTAAGGATAAATACAAAAAGCCATTGCAGGAAAACGGAATTGCTTTTGAAGAAGGAATGCATACAGAAGATTTAGTTTTAAATGCAACGGAAGTAATTAAAAGTCCCGGTATTCCTGAAAAGGCCGATTTAGTAAAAAAGTTACGTGAGAAAAATATTCCGGTTGTTTCTGAAATAGAATTTGCGGGCCGTTATACCAATGCCAAGAAAATTTGCATCACAGGTAGTAATGGAAAAACCACCACCACCATGCTTACTTACCACATCCTTAAAAAAGCAGGATATAATGTTGGTTTAGGTGGTAATGTGGGAAAAAGTTTCGCCTATCAGGTGGCTACTGAAAACTTCGACTACTACGTATTGGAGTTAAGTAGTTTCCAATTAGACGATATGTACAAGTTTAAGGCCGATGTGGCGGTGTTGTTGAATATCACGCCTGACCATCTCGACCGTTATGATTACAAATTCGAGAATTATGTAAAATCAAAATTCCGGATTACACAAAACCAAACAGAAACTGATGCTTTTGTTTATTGTGATGATGATGCAGTGATGAGTGAGTTTATGAAGCATCACCAAATCAAAGCAGAAAAAGTGCCATTCAGCATCAAGCATAAAATTGAAGGCGATGGCGCTTACTTAAATGAGAACCAAATAACCCTTAATTATAAAAACCAAAACCAAAATCCCTTAATTATGACAATCGAACAATTAGCTCTGCAAGGTAAACACAATGTTTACAATTCAATGGCCGCTTCATTAGCAGCTCGTATCGTAGATGTACGCAAAGAAACCATCCGCGAAAGCTTACAGGATTTCCAAAATGTTGAACATCGTTTGGAATTCGTAGCTTCTATCAATGGTGTTGAGTTCATCAACGATTCAAAAGCTACTAACGTTAACTCGGCATGGTATGCACTTGAAAGTATGCAAAAACCAACTGTTTGGATTTGCGGCGGACAAGACAAAGGAAATGATTACAACGAATTGTTAGACCTTGTAAAGCACAAAGTAAAAGCCATCGTTTGCTTAGGAGTTGACAACAAAAAAATCCTGAAAGCATTTGAAGGCGTAGTGGATACTATCGTTGAAACTAAATCGGCAGCAGAAGCAGTAGCTGCATCTTACAAGTTAGCTAAGAAAGGTGAAGCAGTATTGTTATCGCCGGCATGCGCAAGTTTTGACTTATTTCAAAACTACGAAGA